The following proteins come from a genomic window of Bacillales bacterium:
- the flgC gene encoding flagellar basal body rod protein FlgC, with protein MSIFQGINISASGLTAQRMRMDVISSNLANINSTRAKRVDGEWVPYRRKMVVMEPIGQRFADYLQQASADAKPVGKGVKVSAIVEDDSPFKLVYQPNHPDADENGYVRMPNVDPLKEMVDLLSATRSYEANVTALNATKGMLMKALQIGR; from the coding sequence ATGTCGATTTTTCAAGGGATCAACATTTCTGCCTCCGGATTAACCGCACAGCGCATGCGGATGGATGTTATTTCTTCTAATCTTGCCAATATCAATTCAACGAGAGCGAAACGGGTGGACGGGGAATGGGTGCCTTATCGAAGAAAAATGGTTGTTATGGAACCGATTGGGCAAAGATTCGCTGATTATTTGCAACAAGCCTCTGCCGATGCGAAACCTGTAGGAAAAGGGGTAAAGGTTTCCGCAATCGTCGAGGACGATTCGCCGTTCAAGCTTGTGTACCAGCCTAATCATCCCGACGCCGATGAAAATGGATATGTACGAATGCCGAATGTGGACCCGCTTAAGGAGATGGTCGATTTGCTAAGCGCAACGCGTTCTTATGAAGCTAACGTAACCGCGCTCAATGCTACGAAAGGCATGCTTATGAAAGCTTTGCAAATCGGACGTTGA
- the fliE gene encoding flagellar hook-basal body complex protein FliE, with translation MDRIEGLTPLSFPKGTENVSAAKAGERFSNLLGEAMEKVNETQIRSDEAAENFIQGKSTDLHNVMIAAEKASITLTAAVEIRDKVIDAYQKIMRMQV, from the coding sequence ATGGACAGAATCGAAGGTTTGACCCCATTGTCTTTTCCGAAAGGAACTGAAAACGTTTCGGCCGCGAAAGCCGGCGAACGTTTCTCGAATCTACTCGGCGAAGCTATGGAAAAGGTGAATGAAACGCAAATCCGCTCGGACGAAGCGGCGGAAAACTTCATTCAAGGAAAATCGACGGACTTACATAACGTAATGATCGCTGCGGAAAAAGCTTCCATAACTTTAACTGCTGCGGTTGAAATTAGAGATAAGGTGATTGATGCTTATCAAAAGATAATGAGAATGCAAGTCTAA
- the topA gene encoding type I DNA topoisomerase, with the protein MEDYLVIVESPAKAKTIKRYLGKKYTVKASMGHVRDLPKSQMGVDVEQNYTPKYITIRGKGDVLKDLKSAAKKAKKVFLAADPDREGEAIAWHLANSLQIPEDSECRVVFNEITKDAIKDAFKHPRSINMDLVDAQQARRILDRLVGYNISPLLWKKVKKGLSAGRVQSVAVKLIIDREKEIQNFEPEEYWSIKGRFKTDGESFEAQFYGLDGKKKELHSEGDVKAVLKRLKKNDFIVKEVEKKERRRNPALPFITSSLQQEAARKLNFRARKTMMLAQQLYEGIEIDKGGTTGLITYMRTDSTRLSETAQTEAKDYILKTYGNDYVRKGKANQKKNENAQDAHEAIRPTSASRDPKSMKPYLSRDQYRLYKLIWERFIASQMAPAVMDTVRADLEQEGVVFRANGSKIKFAGFMKVYIEGTDDKKKEEQTFLPELREGKTVAKENLEPNQHFTQPPPRYTEARLVKTLEELGIGRPSTYAPTLDTIQRRNYVQLDGRNFVPTELGEIVLELIVDFFPEVLDVEFTAKMENELDEIEEGKENWVEIIDEFYRGFEKRLRHAEKEMKEVEIKDEPAGVECEKCGSEMVYKMGRYGKFMACSNFPDCRNTKPILKKVDVPCPKCEKGEVVERRSKKRRIFYGCDRYPECEFVSWDKPISRKCPKCAQMLVEKKSKKKGTTVQCSQCDYKES; encoded by the coding sequence ATGGAAGATTATCTCGTGATCGTTGAATCTCCCGCTAAGGCGAAGACGATAAAGAGATATTTAGGGAAAAAATATACCGTGAAAGCTTCTATGGGTCACGTCCGTGATTTACCGAAAAGTCAAATGGGCGTGGACGTTGAACAAAACTATACCCCGAAATATATTACCATTCGCGGGAAAGGCGACGTTTTGAAAGATTTAAAAAGTGCGGCGAAGAAAGCAAAAAAAGTCTTTCTTGCTGCCGACCCCGATCGTGAAGGGGAAGCGATCGCCTGGCATTTGGCGAACAGTTTGCAAATCCCGGAAGATTCCGAGTGCCGGGTCGTGTTTAACGAGATTACGAAAGACGCGATCAAGGATGCGTTCAAACATCCGCGCTCGATCAACATGGATCTTGTTGATGCCCAGCAGGCGAGAAGAATTTTGGACCGGCTTGTCGGCTACAACATCAGCCCGCTGCTATGGAAAAAGGTGAAAAAAGGGTTGAGCGCCGGGCGCGTGCAGTCAGTTGCGGTTAAGTTAATCATTGACCGCGAGAAGGAAATCCAAAACTTCGAGCCTGAGGAATACTGGTCGATCAAAGGGCGATTCAAGACAGACGGCGAATCGTTTGAAGCCCAGTTTTACGGACTGGACGGCAAGAAAAAGGAACTTCACTCAGAAGGCGACGTCAAAGCGGTGTTGAAGAGGCTCAAGAAGAACGACTTCATCGTTAAAGAAGTTGAGAAAAAAGAAAGGCGCCGCAACCCTGCCTTGCCTTTCATTACCTCATCTTTGCAACAAGAGGCGGCGCGAAAGCTGAATTTCCGGGCAAGGAAAACGATGATGCTCGCCCAACAACTGTATGAAGGAATTGAGATCGACAAAGGCGGAACGACCGGTTTGATCACGTATATGCGCACGGACTCTACACGTTTGTCAGAAACGGCGCAAACGGAAGCCAAGGACTATATATTAAAGACTTACGGCAATGACTATGTGAGAAAAGGGAAAGCGAACCAAAAAAAGAACGAAAATGCGCAAGATGCCCACGAGGCGATTCGGCCGACTTCGGCTTCTCGTGATCCGAAATCAATGAAACCGTATTTGAGCCGTGATCAGTATCGGCTTTACAAACTTATATGGGAACGGTTCATCGCCAGTCAAATGGCTCCGGCCGTCATGGATACGGTACGGGCCGACCTGGAACAAGAAGGGGTCGTTTTCCGGGCTAACGGCTCTAAAATTAAGTTTGCCGGTTTCATGAAAGTTTACATTGAAGGAACGGATGATAAGAAGAAAGAAGAGCAAACCTTTCTTCCCGAACTTCGGGAAGGAAAGACTGTTGCGAAAGAAAATCTCGAGCCGAACCAACATTTTACCCAACCGCCGCCGCGTTACACGGAAGCGCGTCTTGTCAAAACATTGGAGGAACTTGGGATCGGGAGACCGTCAACTTATGCCCCGACGCTCGATACGATCCAGCGTCGCAATTACGTGCAACTGGACGGAAGAAACTTCGTACCGACCGAACTCGGTGAGATCGTGTTAGAATTAATCGTCGACTTCTTCCCGGAAGTACTCGATGTTGAATTCACCGCGAAAATGGAAAATGAATTGGACGAAATCGAGGAAGGCAAGGAAAATTGGGTTGAAATCATCGACGAGTTTTACCGCGGCTTCGAGAAGCGGTTGAGGCATGCGGAAAAGGAAATGAAAGAAGTTGAGATCAAAGACGAACCAGCGGGTGTCGAATGTGAAAAATGCGGCAGCGAAATGGTTTACAAAATGGGGCGATACGGAAAATTCATGGCATGCTCGAATTTTCCCGACTGCCGGAATACGAAACCGATCTTGAAAAAGGTCGACGTTCCGTGTCCGAAATGCGAAAAAGGCGAGGTCGTCGAACGCCGCAGCAAAAAACGAAGAATCTTTTACGGATGCGATCGTTATCCGGAATGCGAATTTGTCTCGTGGGATAAACCGATCAGCCGCAAATGTCCGAAATGCGCACAAATGCTTGTCGAGAAAAAATCAAAGAAAAAAGGCACGACGGTTCAATGCAGCCAATGTGACTATAAAGAAAGCTAA
- the dprA gene encoding DNA-processing protein DprA, with amino-acid sequence MNEQADVRRRLIHIHECRGAGWKTIAKFLQADATLASIFTYSQSEFIKRFSMTGEYAKRFYEDLHTINVAEKLDLYRRRGIEIVTRFDDRYPPLLKHIFDPPWVLYCRGNVSLFQQSDMLSVIGTRNPSSYGLKVLRHLLLPLVRSGRGIVSGLAEGIDSAAHRLALQSATIAVLGSGLFHVYPKSERDLFEQIGRSHLLISEFPPDTPARPWQFPLRNRIISGLTKGTLVVEARERSGTLITADQALEQGRDVYAVPGSVFEPRSAGTNHLIQQGARLVTDASDLQ; translated from the coding sequence TTGAATGAGCAGGCGGATGTACGCCGGCGATTGATCCATATTCATGAATGCCGCGGGGCAGGCTGGAAGACGATCGCAAAGTTTTTGCAAGCTGATGCGACGCTTGCCTCGATTTTTACTTATTCACAATCCGAGTTCATCAAGCGATTTTCGATGACCGGTGAATACGCAAAACGATTTTATGAAGACTTACATACGATTAACGTGGCAGAAAAACTCGACCTTTACCGACGCCGTGGAATCGAGATCGTGACAAGATTCGACGATCGTTATCCTCCGCTCCTGAAGCATATTTTCGATCCGCCCTGGGTATTGTATTGCCGTGGGAACGTGTCGCTGTTTCAACAATCGGACATGCTGAGCGTCATCGGAACGCGAAATCCTTCTTCCTACGGTTTGAAAGTGCTGCGCCATTTGCTTTTGCCGCTCGTTCGATCCGGCCGCGGCATCGTCAGCGGTTTGGCAGAGGGGATTGACAGCGCTGCTCATCGCCTTGCCTTGCAGAGTGCGACAATTGCCGTGCTCGGATCAGGCTTGTTCCATGTTTATCCGAAAAGCGAACGGGACCTTTTCGAGCAAATTGGACGCTCTCACTTGCTTATCAGCGAATTCCCTCCGGATACACCTGCGCGGCCGTGGCAATTTCCGCTCAGAAACCGCATCATCAGCGGACTTACGAAAGGGACACTCGTCGTCGAGGCTAGGGAAAGAAGTGGAACGTTAATTACGGCGGACCAAGCGCTTGAGCAAGGACGGGACGTTTATGCCGTTCCCGGTTCCGTGTTCGAACCGCGGTCAGCGGGGACAAATCACCTCATTCAACAAGGAGCCCGGCTGGTCACGGACGCTTCTGATTTGCAATGA
- the flgB gene encoding flagellar basal body rod protein FlgB codes for MPWFSDRVVSELQGALDRTFLRQKLNAQNIANADTPNYKAKRVVFADEFKSHLKAYKTDPRHLDFSTNSGNRARILTESGTSFNHNGNNVDMDREMTEIAKNQIRYQALVARLNHEFSQLKLVLRGGN; via the coding sequence ATGCCATGGTTTTCAGATCGAGTCGTTTCTGAACTTCAGGGTGCTTTGGATCGTACATTTTTGCGCCAAAAACTAAACGCGCAAAATATCGCCAACGCCGACACGCCGAATTACAAGGCGAAACGGGTCGTCTTTGCCGATGAATTCAAAAGTCATTTAAAAGCTTACAAAACGGATCCGAGACATCTCGATTTTTCGACAAACTCAGGGAATAGAGCTAGAATTTTAACGGAATCCGGAACTTCTTTCAATCACAACGGCAACAATGTCGACATGGATCGGGAGATGACGGAAATCGCGAAAAACCAAATCCGTTACCAGGCATTGGTAGCGAGGTTGAATCATGAATTCAGTCAGCTGAAGCTCGTCTTGAGAGGAGGGAATTAA
- the sucC gene encoding ADP-forming succinate--CoA ligase subunit beta — protein MNIHEYQGKEILRKYGVAVPNGKVAFTAEEAVEAAKSLDGSVKVVKAQIHAGGRGKAGGVKIAKNLDEVRTYAEELLGKQLVTHQTGPEGKEVKRLYIEEGCDIQKEYYVGLVLDRAKSRVVMMASEEGGTEIEEVAAKTPEKIFREEIDPVVGLMPYQARRIAFNINIPTKLVNKAVKFMMGLYKAYVEKDCSIAEINPLVTTGDGQVMALDAKLNFDDNALYRQKDILEYRDLSEEDEKEIEASKFDLSYIALDGNIGCMVNGAGLAMATMDIIKHHGGEPANFLDVGGGASTEKVTGAFKLILSDPDVKGILVNIFGGIMKCDVIANGIVQATKEIGLELPLVVRLEGTNVAEGKKILEESGLNITAAESLSNAAEKIVSLVK, from the coding sequence ATGAACATTCACGAGTATCAAGGGAAAGAAATCTTGAGAAAGTACGGCGTGGCCGTTCCGAACGGCAAAGTTGCGTTTACTGCCGAAGAGGCTGTGGAAGCGGCGAAGTCTCTCGATGGCAGTGTGAAAGTCGTCAAAGCGCAAATTCATGCCGGCGGACGCGGCAAAGCGGGCGGTGTAAAGATCGCGAAAAACTTGGATGAGGTGCGTACATATGCCGAGGAACTGCTCGGCAAACAGCTCGTGACTCATCAAACCGGCCCTGAAGGTAAAGAAGTGAAACGGTTATACATTGAAGAAGGCTGCGACATTCAGAAAGAATATTATGTCGGTCTCGTGCTCGATCGTGCAAAATCACGCGTCGTCATGATGGCGTCTGAAGAAGGCGGCACGGAAATCGAAGAGGTAGCCGCGAAGACGCCGGAAAAGATTTTCCGCGAAGAAATTGATCCGGTCGTAGGCTTGATGCCGTATCAAGCAAGACGAATCGCTTTCAACATTAACATTCCGACGAAGCTTGTGAACAAAGCTGTAAAGTTCATGATGGGACTTTACAAGGCTTACGTCGAAAAAGACTGCTCGATTGCCGAGATCAATCCGCTCGTGACGACCGGTGACGGCCAAGTCATGGCGCTTGATGCGAAATTGAATTTTGACGATAACGCTTTGTACCGTCAAAAGGATATTTTGGAATACCGCGATTTGAGCGAAGAAGACGAGAAAGAAATCGAAGCTTCGAAATTCGATTTGAGCTATATCGCACTTGATGGAAACATCGGCTGCATGGTTAACGGTGCGGGTCTTGCGATGGCAACGATGGATATCATCAAGCATCACGGCGGCGAGCCGGCGAACTTCCTCGATGTTGGGGGAGGGGCGTCGACCGAAAAAGTGACCGGTGCATTTAAGTTGATTTTATCGGATCCGGACGTGAAAGGAATTCTCGTCAACATTTTCGGCGGCATCATGAAATGTGACGTCATTGCCAACGGCATCGTGCAGGCGACGAAAGAAATTGGCCTTGAATTGCCGCTTGTCGTTCGTTTGGAAGGAACGAACGTGGCTGAAGGCAAAAAGATTCTCGAGGAATCCGGATTGAACATCACGGCTGCCGAATCGTTGTCGAACGCTGCCGAAAAAATCGTATCCTTAGTAAAATAG
- the hslV gene encoding ATP-dependent protease subunit HslV codes for MSSIHATTIFAIQHNGRSAMAGDGQVTMGNSVVMKHSARKVRKLYRGNVLAGFAGSVADAFTLSEKFEEKLEAYNGNLQRSAVELAKEWRSDKVLRKLEAMLIVMNKEGLLLVSGTGEVIEPDDGILAIGSGGHYALAAGRAMKLHSEHMEAKEIARAALEIASDICVFTNDRIIVDEL; via the coding sequence ATGAGTTCGATTCATGCGACAACGATCTTTGCGATTCAACATAATGGAAGAAGTGCGATGGCCGGGGACGGGCAAGTGACGATGGGAAATTCGGTCGTCATGAAACATTCTGCGAGGAAAGTACGTAAACTTTATAGAGGGAACGTACTCGCCGGATTCGCGGGATCGGTCGCCGACGCTTTTACGTTGTCGGAGAAATTCGAAGAGAAATTGGAAGCATACAACGGAAATTTGCAGCGGTCCGCTGTCGAACTTGCGAAGGAATGGCGCAGCGACAAAGTATTGCGAAAGCTGGAGGCGATGCTCATTGTCATGAACAAGGAGGGTTTGTTACTCGTGTCGGGAACCGGCGAGGTGATCGAACCGGACGATGGAATTCTTGCGATCGGCTCGGGAGGTCATTATGCGCTCGCGGCCGGACGGGCGATGAAGCTTCATTCCGAGCACATGGAAGCGAAGGAAATTGCCCGAGCTGCTCTCGAAATTGCGAGCGATATTTGCGTGTTCACCAACGATCGGATTATTGTCGACGAATTGTAA
- the codY gene encoding GTP-sensing pleiotropic transcriptional regulator CodY, with translation MNLLEKTRQINAMLQQAAGKPVNFKEMAETLRDVIESNIFVLSRRGKLLGLALKQEIENERMKKIFEERKFPSEYSENLFKITETSSNIDINSEFTAFPVEEKELFANGLTTIVPIVGGGERLGTLILSRLRESFQDEDLILAEYGATVVGMEILREKAEEIEEEARNKAVVQMAISSLSYSELEAIEHIFEELDGKEGLLVASKIADRVGITRSVIVNALRKLESAGVIESRSLGMKGTYIKVLNDKFLVELSRLKS, from the coding sequence ATGAATCTGTTGGAAAAAACGAGACAAATCAACGCAATGCTGCAACAAGCTGCCGGAAAACCGGTAAATTTCAAGGAAATGGCGGAAACTTTAAGAGACGTCATTGAATCGAATATTTTCGTCCTGAGCCGGCGCGGGAAATTGCTTGGCCTCGCTCTCAAGCAAGAGATTGAAAACGAGCGAATGAAAAAAATATTTGAAGAGCGGAAATTTCCGAGCGAATATTCCGAAAATCTGTTCAAAATTACCGAAACGTCTTCGAACATAGACATTAACAGCGAATTTACGGCGTTTCCTGTCGAGGAAAAGGAATTGTTCGCGAACGGTTTGACGACGATCGTGCCGATCGTAGGCGGCGGTGAACGACTCGGAACGTTGATTTTGTCCCGCCTTCGCGAATCGTTCCAAGACGAAGACTTAATTCTCGCGGAATACGGCGCAACGGTTGTCGGCATGGAAATCTTGCGCGAAAAAGCCGAAGAGATTGAAGAGGAAGCGCGAAACAAAGCGGTCGTTCAAATGGCGATCAGTTCCCTCTCTTACAGTGAATTGGAAGCGATCGAACACATTTTCGAAGAATTGGATGGAAAAGAAGGGTTGCTTGTCGCGAGCAAAATCGCCGACCGCGTCGGAATTACTCGTTCCGTAATCGTAAATGCGTTGAGAAAATTGGAAAGCGCAGGTGTCATTGAATCTCGTTCGCTAGGGATGAAAGGGACTTACATAAAAGTGTTGAACGATAAATTCCTCGTTGAGCTTTCCAGACTGAAATCTTAA
- the sucD gene encoding succinate--CoA ligase subunit alpha: MSVYVNKDTKVIVQGITGSQGLYHTKQMLEYGTKIVGGVTPGKGGTEIEGVPVFNTVQEAVEATGANASIIYVPPAFAADAIVEAVDAELDLAICITEHIPVLDMVKVKRYMEGKKTRLIGPNCPGVITPEECKIGIMPGYIHKKGHVGVVSRSGTLTYEAVHQLTQSGIGQSTAVGIGGDPVNGTNFIDVLEAFNEDDETKAVIMIGEIGGTAEEEAAEWIKANMSKPVVGFIGGQTAPPGKRMGHAGAIVSGGKGTASEKIKTLNACGIEVAETPAVIGETLISVLEQRGLLEKVKG, translated from the coding sequence ATGAGTGTGTATGTCAATAAAGACACGAAAGTGATCGTTCAAGGAATCACCGGTTCCCAAGGTTTGTATCATACGAAACAAATGCTTGAATACGGAACGAAGATCGTTGGAGGCGTGACTCCGGGCAAAGGCGGCACGGAAATTGAAGGTGTGCCTGTATTTAACACGGTACAGGAAGCGGTTGAAGCGACCGGTGCAAATGCGTCCATCATTTACGTACCGCCTGCGTTTGCTGCGGATGCGATTGTGGAAGCGGTTGACGCAGAACTTGACCTTGCCATCTGTATTACAGAGCATATTCCAGTGCTTGACATGGTAAAAGTGAAGCGTTACATGGAAGGCAAAAAGACTCGTTTGATTGGTCCGAACTGCCCGGGTGTCATCACGCCTGAAGAGTGTAAAATTGGTATTATGCCTGGTTACATTCATAAAAAAGGTCATGTCGGCGTTGTATCTCGCTCTGGTACCCTCACTTACGAAGCGGTTCATCAGTTAACGCAGTCCGGCATCGGCCAATCGACGGCTGTCGGCATCGGCGGCGATCCGGTAAACGGAACGAACTTTATCGACGTGCTTGAGGCTTTCAATGAAGATGACGAAACGAAAGCGGTCATCATGATCGGCGAAATCGGCGGCACGGCTGAAGAAGAAGCTGCCGAATGGATCAAGGCGAACATGTCGAAACCAGTTGTCGGCTTCATCGGCGGCCAAACGGCGCCTCCGGGGAAACGGATGGGTCATGCCGGAGCGATCGTTTCCGGTGGGAAAGGAACGGCTTCGGAAAAGATCAAGACGTTGAATGCTTGTGGTATTGAAGTAGCTGAAACTCCAGCGGTAATCGGCGAAACGTTGATTTCTGTTTTGGAACAACGCGGATTGTTGGAAAAAGTCAAAGGTTAA
- the hslU gene encoding HslU--HslV peptidase ATPase subunit: protein MENHLTPRKIVEKLDQYIVGQQKAKKSVAVALRNRYRRMQLDDQFREEIVPKNILMIGPTGVGKTEIARRLAKLVGAPFVKVEATKFTEVGYVGREVESMVRDLVEVSIRQVKEERMKDVHEKAEENANKRIVKLLVPSAKKQASYKNPLEMFFGGQNGNESNDTMDRDSEETTLAARRKQIEHQLALGELEDHYVTAELEEQSNNNMFDLFQGAGMEQIGMNMQDMLGNMLPKKKKKRKMTVREARKVLTQDEAQKLIDMDEVVQDGVLRAEQSGIIFIDEIDKITGKNQNSADVSREGVQRDILPIVEGSTVNTKHGSIKTDHILFIAAGAFHIAKPSDLIPELQGRFPIRVELIDLSIEDFVNILVEPDNALIKQYQALLNTEGIDIEFSDEAIRKIATIAYEVNQDTDNIGARRLHTILERLLEDLSFEAPDINLKTITITPQYVEEKLADIAKNRDLSQYIL from the coding sequence ATGGAGAATCACTTGACACCGAGAAAAATCGTCGAAAAGCTAGATCAATACATCGTCGGCCAACAAAAGGCGAAAAAGTCCGTCGCAGTCGCGCTGCGCAATCGCTATCGCCGAATGCAGCTCGACGATCAATTTCGTGAAGAAATCGTTCCGAAGAACATTTTGATGATTGGACCGACCGGCGTCGGAAAAACGGAAATCGCAAGGCGATTGGCGAAACTCGTCGGCGCCCCGTTCGTGAAAGTGGAGGCGACGAAATTTACCGAGGTCGGTTATGTCGGCCGTGAAGTAGAATCGATGGTACGGGATCTCGTCGAAGTGTCAATTCGTCAGGTGAAAGAAGAACGAATGAAAGACGTTCACGAAAAAGCGGAAGAAAACGCGAACAAACGAATTGTGAAGTTGCTCGTTCCATCGGCGAAAAAGCAAGCTTCCTACAAAAATCCGCTTGAAATGTTTTTCGGGGGCCAAAACGGAAACGAATCCAACGACACGATGGACAGGGACTCTGAGGAAACTACGCTGGCCGCCAGGCGAAAGCAAATCGAACATCAGCTGGCACTTGGCGAGTTGGAAGATCATTATGTCACCGCGGAATTGGAAGAACAATCGAATAACAACATGTTTGATCTATTTCAAGGGGCAGGCATGGAACAAATCGGCATGAACATGCAAGATATGCTCGGCAACATGCTGCCGAAGAAAAAGAAAAAAAGAAAAATGACCGTGCGCGAAGCGAGAAAAGTGTTGACGCAAGATGAAGCGCAAAAGTTGATTGACATGGACGAAGTTGTGCAAGATGGGGTTTTACGAGCGGAACAGTCGGGTATTATTTTTATTGACGAAATCGACAAAATCACCGGAAAAAACCAAAATTCCGCCGATGTGTCGCGGGAAGGCGTTCAGCGCGACATTTTGCCGATTGTTGAAGGTTCTACGGTCAATACGAAACACGGATCGATCAAAACCGACCACATTTTGTTTATTGCGGCCGGCGCGTTTCATATCGCGAAACCCTCGGACTTGATCCCTGAACTTCAAGGCCGATTCCCCATCCGCGTCGAATTGATAGATTTGTCAATCGAGGACTTTGTCAATATTTTGGTCGAGCCCGACAATGCTTTGATCAAACAATATCAAGCGTTGTTAAATACTGAAGGTATAGACATTGAATTTTCTGACGAAGCTATTCGTAAGATTGCGACAATCGCTTACGAAGTCAATCAAGACACCGACAATATCGGGGCGAGAAGGCTGCATACCATTTTGGAACGATTGTTGGAGGATTTATCGTTCGAAGCACCGGATATCAACCTTAAGACGATCACGATCACTCCGCAATACGTAGAAGAGAAGTTGGCTGACATCGCGAAAAACCGTGATTTGAGTCAATATATATTGTAG
- the xerC gene encoding tyrosine recombinase XerC, with protein MDVNELHIQAYVDYLRIEKNYSDHTVSGYRKDIEQFMLFMRQQAIECFAAVSYADVRLYLTELHANGYARRTISRKLSCLRSMYRFLEREAMIEDNPFAGVRTPKAGMQLPEFFYKEELERLFSVSDRTTALGQRNQALLELLYASGLRVSECCGLRVHDIDPFVGTVFVKGKGRKERYVPVGSYALDAIAAYLDDGRKALLAKGHLETDRLFLNYRGEPLSERGVRKILNDMMTNAALHLHISPHVLRHTFATHLLNEGADLRAVQELLGHSNLSSTQVYTHVTKERLREVYRNHHPRA; from the coding sequence ATCGATGTGAACGAACTTCACATTCAAGCGTACGTCGACTATTTGCGCATTGAGAAAAACTATTCGGATCATACGGTATCAGGATACCGAAAAGATATCGAGCAATTCATGTTGTTCATGAGGCAGCAAGCCATCGAATGTTTTGCTGCTGTTTCTTATGCCGACGTACGGCTTTATTTAACTGAATTGCATGCAAACGGTTACGCCAGGCGCACGATTTCCCGCAAATTGTCTTGCTTGCGCAGCATGTATCGATTTTTGGAAAGGGAAGCGATGATCGAAGACAATCCATTCGCCGGCGTCCGCACTCCGAAAGCAGGGATGCAGCTGCCTGAGTTTTTTTACAAAGAAGAATTGGAACGGCTTTTTTCGGTCAGCGACCGAACGACCGCGCTCGGACAAAGAAATCAAGCGCTTCTCGAACTACTATATGCGAGCGGACTTCGGGTGAGCGAATGTTGCGGATTGCGTGTGCACGATATCGATCCTTTCGTCGGTACGGTTTTTGTCAAGGGAAAAGGGCGCAAAGAAAGATATGTTCCGGTTGGCAGCTATGCCCTCGACGCCATCGCCGCTTACCTTGACGATGGGAGGAAAGCTTTGCTTGCCAAAGGGCATTTGGAAACGGATCGGCTGTTCTTGAATTATCGCGGTGAACCATTGTCTGAACGTGGAGTTCGGAAGATTTTGAATGATATGATGACAAATGCGGCTCTTCATCTCCATATCAGCCCTCACGTGCTGCGGCATACGTTTGCAACCCATTTGCTCAACGAAGGCGCAGATTTGCGGGCGGTTCAGGAATTGCTCGGTCACTCGAATTTATCCTCGACGCAAGTGTATACGCATGTCACGAAAGAACGGCTGCGAGAAGTGTATCGCAACCATCATCCGAGAGCTTGA